In Juglans microcarpa x Juglans regia isolate MS1-56 chromosome 7D, Jm3101_v1.0, whole genome shotgun sequence, the following are encoded in one genomic region:
- the LOC121239396 gene encoding uncharacterized protein LOC121239396: MALPSFTALSIVSLSSFSRYFPHNDTTTFYYSPSPYPKAHSAKPCKPTRNFSNYSFRLSYRFSAVEDEDDRDDYEFEEAVALFNDREYYKCHDFLEALWNDAQEPTRTLIHGILQCAVGFHHLFNQNHRGAMMELGEGLCKLRKMDFESGPFHEFEREISAALDFIYETQIELAACTDDICLAMDQSERSYQLLGGYGAGQHLYSLQTESDQVTYITFCPQRSYCVNKPSRVKLPILNATKEHLVAFEYN; the protein is encoded by the exons ATGGCGCTTCCATCCTTTACTGCTCTCAGTAttgtttctctttcttcattctCTCGTTATTTTCCTCATAACGATACTACCACGTTTTATTATTCACCATCTCCATACCCCAAAGCTCATTCTGCAAAACCCTGCAAACCCACGAGAAACTTTTCCAACTATTCCTTCCGCCTTTCGTATCGGTTCTCTGCTGTGGAGGATGAAGATGACAGAGATGATTATGAATTTGAAGAAGCGGTCGCGCTCTTCAATGACAGAGAATACTATAAATGCCATGACTTTCTTGAAGCTCTCTGGAACGACGCCCAAGAGCCTACAAGAACTCTGATTCACGGCATTCTGCAATGTGCAGTGGGATTTCATCACCTCTTTAATCAG AACCATAGAGGAGCCATGATGGAGCTGGGAGAGGGACTATGTAAACTGAGAAAGATGGATTTTGAGAGCGGACCATTTCATGAGTTTGAGCGAGAGATATCTGCAGCTCTGGATTTCATTTACGAGACCCAGATCGAATTAGCTGCAT GCACTGATGACATTTGTCTTGCAATGGATCAATCAGAGAGGTCATACCAACTTCTTGGGGGATACGGTGCTGGACAGCATCTGTACAGTCTTCAAACCGAGTCTGATCAAGTTACGTACATTACCTTCTGCCCTCAGAGGTCTTATTGCGTCAATAAGCCATCAAGGGTAAAGCTTCCGATCCTTAATGCAACCAAAGAACACCTCGTAGCTTTCGAGTACAACTGA
- the LOC121239393 gene encoding LOW QUALITY PROTEIN: uncharacterized protein LOC121239393 (The sequence of the model RefSeq protein was modified relative to this genomic sequence to represent the inferred CDS: deleted 2 bases in 1 codon), which translates to MARQHEATALPWGTLEELLLASAVNRHGTASWDSIAIELQNRSSSLPSLLPLTLTPQYCRDKFYDLKRRFLPQQDDESASLVPMVDELRRIRVEELRREVQRRDDSIVSLELKVKSLEEERERSLKEDSEALDLKKDIEGDDREATPLPDNLTGKSVCGDVSNDKENRSFNGSNSTSQGGEGQGRRNGVVGEQERPEPERNDPDPGRSEYGPGKNYSFDNGEVNDTDDAGGEEDQEVGVKAVRGTGGLGESNEGLESVGESKKEKEAASKQSSDVQSSASLSGKKRRRKGGGGISSGEEPEAEGHEEVSPARGRVSAVKSEPLVKLIGMIRSHRLGSVFERRLRSQESERYKSLIRQHMDLQIVQSRLDRGVYADCIHKFFRDLLLLFNNGVIFFRRSSPEHVAARELRGLVRKELNDKVPKPQTTQVKPEPKNESDSLSKPNKSSTMVACGKQSSMKALITEGANRKIDKRERELEEKPNASQKKNDASFVKIEEKGIRKKRTKERLGGRGLRTNNKGGGDIKHEYGGNELSSHDALEVKMEKKENTVKKKQGAASFLKRMKQNSPGEVLADADDSDEDSKDDRSEEKKKTRGRRREVIKIEERVTRSCNGGGRGKEENTGKVKRGVGRPPKRLESVSAAATGKRGRENGESVVVGGGGRSRKRSRR; encoded by the exons ATGGCTAGGCAACACGAAGCCACCGCGCTACCATGGGGCACGTTAGAGGAGCTCCTGCTTGCTTCCGCCGTCAATCGCCACGGCACCGCCAGCTGGGACTCCATCGCCATCGAGCTTCAGAACCGGagctcctccctcccttcccttcttcctctcactctcactcCTCAGTACTGTAGAGACAAGTTCTATGACCTCAAGCGGCGCTTCTTGCCCCAACAAGACGACGAATCGGCCAGCCTTGTCCCCATGGTAGACGAGCTCCGCAGGATTCGGGTGGAGGAGCTTCGACGCGAAGTCCAGCGCCGAGACGACTCGATCGT GTCGTTGGAGTTGAAGGTAAAGAGTttggaggaggagagagagcgGAGCTTGAAGGAGGACTCTGAGGCGTTGGATCTGAAGAAGGATATCGAAGGCGACGACCGAGAAGCAACGCCGTTACCGGATAACCTCACCGGAAAATCGGTATGCGGAGACGTCTCCAACGATAAAGAAAATCGATCCTTCAACGGGTCCAATTCGACGAGTCAAGGAGGCGAGGGTCAAGGGCGTCGAAACGGCGTCGTTGGCGAGCAAGAAAGACCCGAACCAGAAAGAAATGATCCGGATCCGGGTCGGTCAGAATATGGCCCGGGAAAGAACTATTCATTTGATAACGGGGAAGTGAATGACACAGATGACGCGGGGGGCGAGGAGGATCAGGAGGTAGGAGTTAAGGCGGTTCGGGGGACGGGTGGACTCGGAGAGTCGAACGAGGGGTTGGAATCGGTGGGTGAGTCGAAGAAGGAAAAGGAAGCGGCGTCGAAGCAGAGCAGTGACGTGCAGAGCTCGGCCAGCTTGTCCGGGAAGAAACGTCGTCGCAAGGGTGGAGGAGGAATTAGTAGCGGGGAGGAGCCCGAAGCCGAGGGACACGAGGAGGTTTCTCCCGCCAGGGGACGAGTCTCGGCCGTCAAATCTGAGCCGTTGGTAAAGCTCATCGGGATGATCCGGTCCCATCGGCTCGGCTCGGTGTTCGAGCGGCGGCTTCGGAGCCAG GAATCCGAACGGTACAAGAGCTTGATAAGACAACACATGGATTTGCAAATTGTTCAATCAAGGCTTGACAGAGGTGTCTATGCTGATTGTATCCACAAATTCTTTCGCGATCTTCTGCTCTTATTCAATAACGGTGTCATCTTCTTCCGTAGAAGTTCTCCCGAGCACGTAGCAGCCAGAGAGCTACGAGGTCTTGTACGGAAGGAACTGAACGATAAGGTCCCGAAACCTCAAACAACACAAGTGAAACCCGAGCCCAAGAACGAATCCGATTCACTCTCTAAACCCAATAAGTCCTCTACCATGGTTGCATGTGGGAAACAAAGTTCTATGAAGGCACTGATTACCGAAGGTGCAAacagaaaaatagataaaagagaaagagaacttGAGGAAAAACCAAATGCTAGTCAGAAGAAGAATGACGCTTCTTTTGTCAAGATAGAGGAGAAGGGTATAAGGAAGAAAAGGACTAAGGAAAGATTGGGCGGGAGAGGCTTGAGAACGAACAACAAAGGTGGTGGTGACATAAAGCATGAATATGGCGGAAATGAGCTCAGTTCTCACGATGCTCTGGAGGTTAAGAtggagaagaaggaaaacacGGTAAAGAAGAAGCAAGGTGCGGCAAGTTTCTTGAAAAGAATGAAGCAGAACTCACCCGGCGAAGTGCTAGCGGATGCAGATGATTCAGATGAAGATAGCAAAGATGATAGAagtgaggagaagaagaagacaagggGTAGAAGAAGGGAAGTGATCAAGATAGAGGAGAGAGTTACGAGGAGTTGTAACGGTGGTGGG AGGGGAAAGGAGGAGAATACTGGAAAGGTGAAAAGAGGGGTGGGGAGGCCGCCAAAGAGGCTTGAGTCTGTATCTGCGGCTGCCACGggaaagagggggagagagaatgGGGAATCCGTGGTGGTGGGAGGTGGAGGCAGGTCAAGGAAACGCTCAAGAAGGTGA